In a single window of the Candidatus Binataceae bacterium genome:
- a CDS encoding phosphoribosylanthranilate isomerase, whose translation MIIQIYSMTSIADATMTAEAGADLVGVVVAEPGVVAEGIAAAAAREILAAVRPRARGVALSLADDRDEICAMADAVRPDIVHIAAREIEPEDCAWIRRRLAPVRLLRAIAVRAGETLAEAGLHQETADYLMLDSGAKGASGETHDWSIARAVVERSRVPVILAGGLSADNVGRAIAAVRPWGVDSFTHTDVPGNRGRKDPARVRAFVAAALRGFADAIESEST comes from the coding sequence ATGATCATCCAGATTTACAGCATGACCTCGATCGCCGACGCGACGATGACCGCCGAAGCCGGCGCCGACCTGGTCGGGGTCGTGGTCGCGGAACCCGGAGTGGTCGCCGAGGGAATCGCGGCCGCCGCTGCCCGCGAAATCCTGGCCGCGGTGCGCCCGCGCGCGCGGGGCGTCGCGCTTTCGCTCGCGGACGATCGCGACGAAATCTGCGCGATGGCCGATGCGGTGCGACCGGATATCGTGCATATTGCCGCGCGCGAGATCGAACCCGAGGATTGCGCGTGGATTCGCAGGCGCCTCGCGCCGGTGCGATTGCTCCGGGCGATCGCCGTGCGCGCCGGCGAGACCCTGGCCGAGGCCGGCCTCCATCAGGAGACCGCCGACTACCTGATGCTCGATTCGGGCGCCAAGGGCGCCAGCGGCGAGACCCATGACTGGTCGATTGCGCGCGCGGTGGTCGAGCGCTCGCGGGTTCCCGTGATCCTGGCCGGCGGCCTTTCGGCGGACAACGTCGGGCGCGCGATCGCCGCCGTGCGGCCCTGGGGCGTCGATTCGTTCACGCATACCGACGTTCCGGGCAACCGCGGCCGCAAGGATCCGGCGCGCGTGCGCGCGTTCGTCGCGGCCGCGCTGCGCGGCTTCGCCGACGCGATCGAATCGGAGAGCACTTGA